The window TTGTCCAACGCAAAGGCGCAGAGTGCCAACTTCCCTTTTTGTACCATAGAGCCCAATATTGGCGTGGTAAACGTTCCCGACCAGCGATTGGAGAAATTGGAAGAATTGGTTAACCCAGAACGTGTGGTGCCTGCCACCGTGGAGATTGTGGATATTGCCGGATTGGTAAAAGGAGCGAGCAAAGGAGAAGGATTGGGCAACCAGTTTTTGGGAAATATTCGCGAAACCGATGCGATTCTGCATGTGCTTCGGTGCTTTGACAATGATAATGTGGTGCACGTGGATGGGTCCGTAGACCCTATTCGAGATAAGGAAACCATCGACATGGAACTCCAATTGAAGGATTTGGAGAGTGTGGAGAAAAAATTGGACAAGGTAAAGCGTGCAGCCAAAACAGGGAATAAGGAAGCACAAAAGGAGGAGGCGGTCTTGACTGCCCTTAAGGAAGGTTTGGAGGCCGGAAAGTCCGTTCGTGCCATTATTTTAAGCGAGGACGACCGAGAAGAATATGTGAGGCCGATGCAGTTGATTACTGACAAACCTGTGATGTACGTCTGCAATGTGGACGAAGAATCCGCAACAAATGGCAACGCCTACGTGGAGAAAGTGAAGGCAGCGGTAGCTGATGAAAATGCAGAAGTTATCTTCCTTGCCGTGGGTACGGAAGCCGATATCACAGAATTGGAAACGTACGAAGAGCGCCAAATGTTCTTGGAGGATTTGGGACTTTCGGAGCCAGGTTCCGCCAAATTGATCCGAGGCACCTACAAACTGCTCAATTTGGAAACCTATTTTACAGCAGGGGTGAAGGAAGTCCGCGCTTGGACCATACCTGTTGGGGCGACAGCTCCGCAAGCCGCTGGGGTCATTCATACCGATTTTGAAAAAGGCTTTATCCGTGCCGAGGTCATTTCTTATGATGATTATGTGAAATACGGTAGCGAGGCCAAAGTAAAAGAAGCCGGCCGAATGAGGGTAGAGGGTAAGGAATACATCGTTAAAGACGGTGATGTGATGCACTTTAGGTTTAATGTGTAGCCCTTGGGCGTTGTAATCCATCCATTGTTCTGTTTTTCTACCTTTTGGACAAAATCTAGTTTTGTGCTATGTCCAGTAAAGGTTTAGGGGTTTTGTACGGGGTTTTGGGAGTGGTACTCTTCTCTTCCAAGGCGGTGATGGTAAAGTTGGCCTACGGCTACCAAGTGGACACCTTGGATTTGCTCCTGTTTCGCATGCTTTTTTCCCTACCGTTTTACATTTTTATTCTCTTTTTGATTCGAAGAAAGACTACCAACACAACAATCAAAATCAAAGATTATGCATGGCTCTTTGTGTTTGGCTTCGTTGGCTACTATCTGGCCAGTTATTTTGATTTTTTGGGATTGAATTACATCAAGGCGGGACTGGAGCGCATCATCTTATTCGTATACCCTACCATTGTCGTGTTTTTGAGTTGGCTAGCCTTCAAACAAAGGATAACCAAGGTCCAGACCATTGCCATTTTGATTACCTATTTGGGTGTTCTCATTACCTTTTGGGACGAACTGGACCTAGGCGGAAATGAGGTCTTGGTGGGCGGTTTTCTGGTGTTGTTGAGCGCCATCACCTATGCTTCTTATTTGGTGGGCAGCGGCTGGTTGATTCCCAAGTTTGGCGTGCTTCGATTTACGTGCTACGCCATGATTGTCTCTACCCTCTGCATTGTGGTGCACTATCTGTTTGCTGGTGACTGGGGGCTTATGGGGTATCCTTGGCAAGCCTATGCCTACGGGGTTGCCATGGCCATTTTTGCCACGTTGATTCCTTCTTTTTTGGTATCTGCTGCCATTGAGCGGCTTGGCGCTTCCAATTTTTCCATTTTAGGAAGTTTGGGGCCGGTCTCCACTATTTTGTTGGCCTATGTGTTTTTGGACGAAAAACTGACCTATTGGCAATTGGCCGGAATGTCCATTGTGATTTTTGGGGTGACTTACCTCTCCGTTCAAAGTAAAAAGCGGGCTAAAGCCTGATTTATATTAACAATTATTGTTTTTCATTGTTGATTACTTTCTTATCCGCACCCTTTTATTTTTGCTCCGAAATTTTATATTGCAAGGATTAACCCTTTACTAATGGCAGATACCCAATATACTGAGGATAATATCCGTTCGCTGGATTGGAAGGAGCATATTCGCATGCGCCCGGGGATGTACATTGGAAAATTGGGCGATGGTTCTTCTGCGGACGACGGTATTTACATCCTACTCAAAGAGGTGATCGATAACTGTATCGATGAATTTGTGATGGGAGCCGGAAAGACCATCGAGATCAATATCAAGGACAATACCGTCCATGTTAGGGATTATGGTCGGGGCATACCTTTGGGCAAAGTGGTGGATGTGGTCTCCAAAATGAATACCGGTGGTAAGTACGATACCCGTGCGTTTAAAAAATCCGTGGGACTAAATGGAGTGGGAACCAAAGCCGTAAATGCGCTTTCTACCTATTTTCGCGTGGAGTCCAACCGGGACGGAAAATCCAAGTCGGCCGAATTTGAAACCGGAAACCTGATCAATGAAGAGCTGTTGGAAGAATCTTCACGCCGAAAGGGAACCAAGGTGAGTTTCACACCCGACGAAACCATCTTCAAAAAATACAAATACCGAAACGAGTATGTGGAACGCATGCTCAGAAACTACGTCTACCTTAATCCAGGTCTCACCATCGTTTTCAATGGTGAAAAGTTCTATTCGGAAAATGGTCTTAAGGATTTATTGGAGGACAATAATAATGAGGACGACTTCCTGTATCCCATCATCCATTTGAAAGGGGACGACATTGAAGTGGCCATGACCCACAGCAAGACCCAATACAGTGAGGAGTACCATTCATTTGTAAACGGTCAGCATACCACCCAAGGAGGAACGCACCAATCTGCATTTAGGGAAGCTGTGGTTAAGACCATCCGTGATTTTTATGGAAAAAATTACGATGCTTCGGATGTCAGGAAATCCATCATCTCTGCGGTTTCCATCAAAGTAATGGAGCCCGTCTTTGAAAGTCAGACCAAAACCAAATTGGGTTCTACCGATATGGGCGGAGATTTACCCACAGTTAGGACCTTTATCAACGATTTTGTCGGAACACAACTGGACAATTATCTGCATAAGAATCCGCAAACGGCGGAAGCGCTACAGAAAAAAATAGTACAGGCCGAAAAGGAACGCAAGGAACTTTCAGGCATAAGGAAGCTGGCCAGGGAACGTGCCAAAAAAGCCAGTCTCCACAATAAAAAACTACGCGACTGCCGTATTCATTTGCAGGACATGAAAAAGGACAGGCGATTGGAAACCACCCTTTTCATTACCGAGGGGGACTCTGCATCCGGTTCCATCACCAAATCACGTGATGTGAATACCCAGGCCGTGTTCAGTCTCCGCGGAAAGCCTCTGAATTCCTACGGAATGTCCAAAAAAATCGTTTACGAGAACGAAGAATTCAATCTGTTGCAAGCGGCGTTGAACATCGAGGACTCCATGGAAGACCTTCGGTACAACAATATCGTAATCGCCACGGATGCCGATGTGGACGGAATGCACATCCGTTTGCTGTTGATTACCTTCTTTTTACAATTTTTCCCCGAATTGATCAAGGAAAACCACTTATACATCCTCCAAACCCCACTTTTTCGGGTGCGCAACAAAAAAGAGACCATTTACTGTTACAGTGAGGAGGAAAGAAGACAAGCCATAGAGAAACTCTCCGGAAAACCTGAAATCACCCGATTTAAGGGATTGGGCGAGATTTCCCCGGACGAGTTCAAAAACTTTATTGGTGACGATATCCGTCTGGAACCTGTAATGCTCGACAAGGCCATGAGCATTGATGCCCTGCTGAAGTTTTACATGGGCAAGAATACGCCGGACAGACAGGATTTTATCATCAACAACCTTAAAGTGGAGCTTGATCTTGTTGAAGAAAACCAACTACAACCCAAATAAATGCTGCCTTTCTAAATGGAAGAGAACGAAGAACTGAACGATGAAAGTTTAGAAAACCAAGACGAGTCCCAAGATAGCCTGGTGAAGGTCACCGGGATGTACAAGGATTGGTTTTTGGATTATGCTTCCTATGTAATTTTGGAGCGCGCCGTACCTGCCATCGAAGATGGATTTAAGCCCGTACAACGCCGGATCATGCATGCGCTCAAAGAACTGGACGATGGCCGTTACAACAAAGTGGCCAACGTAGTGGGGCACACCATGCAGTACCACCCGCACGGTGATGCCAGTATCGCCGATGCCATGGTGCAGCTAGGGCAGAAGGACCTGCTGATTGACACTCAAGGAAACTGGGGAAACATTTTAACCGGCGATGGCGCTGCAGCCTCTCGATACATCGAGGCCAGATTGTCAAAATTTGCCCTTGAGGTGGTGTACAGCCCAAAGATTACGGAGTGGCAACTTTCGTATGACGGCCGGAAAAAGGAACCTGTCCATCTCCCTGTGAAATTTCCGCTCTTGCTCGCACAAGGAGCAGAAGGGATTGCCGTTGGTCTGTCCACCAAAATATTGCCCCACAACTTTAATGAATTGATTGATGCATCCATCAAGCACCTGAAAGGCAAGCGATTTACCTTGGTTCCCGATTTTCCCACCGCCGGGATTATTGATGTGACCAATTATAATGATGGCATGCGAGGGGGAAAAATTAGGGTTCGTGCAAAAATATCGACCTTGGACAAGAACACCTTGGTCATCAACGAAATCCCGTATGGCACCAACACATCCTCTTTAATTGATTCCATCTTAAAGGCTAATGACAAGGGGAAAATCAAAATTAAAC is drawn from Flagellimonas sp. MMG031 and contains these coding sequences:
- the ychF gene encoding redox-regulated ATPase YchF; this encodes MKAGIVGLPNVGKSTLFNCLSNAKAQSANFPFCTIEPNIGVVNVPDQRLEKLEELVNPERVVPATVEIVDIAGLVKGASKGEGLGNQFLGNIRETDAILHVLRCFDNDNVVHVDGSVDPIRDKETIDMELQLKDLESVEKKLDKVKRAAKTGNKEAQKEEAVLTALKEGLEAGKSVRAIILSEDDREEYVRPMQLITDKPVMYVCNVDEESATNGNAYVEKVKAAVADENAEVIFLAVGTEADITELETYEERQMFLEDLGLSEPGSAKLIRGTYKLLNLETYFTAGVKEVRAWTIPVGATAPQAAGVIHTDFEKGFIRAEVISYDDYVKYGSEAKVKEAGRMRVEGKEYIVKDGDVMHFRFNV
- a CDS encoding DMT family transporter, which codes for MSSKGLGVLYGVLGVVLFSSKAVMVKLAYGYQVDTLDLLLFRMLFSLPFYIFILFLIRRKTTNTTIKIKDYAWLFVFGFVGYYLASYFDFLGLNYIKAGLERIILFVYPTIVVFLSWLAFKQRITKVQTIAILITYLGVLITFWDELDLGGNEVLVGGFLVLLSAITYASYLVGSGWLIPKFGVLRFTCYAMIVSTLCIVVHYLFAGDWGLMGYPWQAYAYGVAMAIFATLIPSFLVSAAIERLGASNFSILGSLGPVSTILLAYVFLDEKLTYWQLAGMSIVIFGVTYLSVQSKKRAKA
- a CDS encoding DNA topoisomerase IV subunit B — encoded protein: MADTQYTEDNIRSLDWKEHIRMRPGMYIGKLGDGSSADDGIYILLKEVIDNCIDEFVMGAGKTIEINIKDNTVHVRDYGRGIPLGKVVDVVSKMNTGGKYDTRAFKKSVGLNGVGTKAVNALSTYFRVESNRDGKSKSAEFETGNLINEELLEESSRRKGTKVSFTPDETIFKKYKYRNEYVERMLRNYVYLNPGLTIVFNGEKFYSENGLKDLLEDNNNEDDFLYPIIHLKGDDIEVAMTHSKTQYSEEYHSFVNGQHTTQGGTHQSAFREAVVKTIRDFYGKNYDASDVRKSIISAVSIKVMEPVFESQTKTKLGSTDMGGDLPTVRTFINDFVGTQLDNYLHKNPQTAEALQKKIVQAEKERKELSGIRKLARERAKKASLHNKKLRDCRIHLQDMKKDRRLETTLFITEGDSASGSITKSRDVNTQAVFSLRGKPLNSYGMSKKIVYENEEFNLLQAALNIEDSMEDLRYNNIVIATDADVDGMHIRLLLITFFLQFFPELIKENHLYILQTPLFRVRNKKETIYCYSEEERRQAIEKLSGKPEITRFKGLGEISPDEFKNFIGDDIRLEPVMLDKAMSIDALLKFYMGKNTPDRQDFIINNLKVELDLVEENQLQPK